A part of Escherichia marmotae genomic DNA contains:
- the alaA gene encoding alanine transaminase AlaA, whose translation MSPIEKSSKLENVCYDIRGPVLKEAKRLEEEGNKVLKLNIGNPAPFGFDAPDEILVDVIRNLPTAQGYCDSKGLYSARKAIMQHYQARGMRDVTVEDIYIGNGVSELIVQAMQALLNSGDEMLVPAPDYPLWTAAVSLSGGKAVHYLCDESSDWFPDLDDIRAKITPRTRGIVIINPNNPTGAVYSKELLMEIVEIARQHNLIIFADEIYDKILYDDAEHHSIAPLAPDLLTITFNGLSKTYRVAGFRQGWMVLNGPKKHAKGYIEGLEMLASMRLCANVPAQHAIQTALGGYQSISEFIMPGGRLYEQRNRAWELINDIPGVSCVKPRGALYMFPKIDAKRFNIHDDQKMVLDFLLQEKVLLVQGTAFNWPWPDHFRIVTLPRVDDIELSLSKFARFLSGYHQL comes from the coding sequence ATGTCACCCATTGAAAAATCCAGCAAATTAGAGAATGTCTGTTATGACATCCGTGGTCCGGTGCTGAAAGAAGCAAAACGCCTGGAAGAAGAAGGTAATAAGGTATTGAAACTGAACATCGGCAACCCAGCCCCGTTCGGTTTTGACGCTCCCGATGAGATTCTGGTTGACGTGATACGCAACCTCCCGACAGCTCAGGGTTATTGCGATTCAAAAGGCCTCTATTCTGCGCGTAAGGCTATCATGCAGCATTACCAGGCACGTGGCATGCGTGATGTTACCGTGGAAGATATTTACATCGGAAATGGTGTATCGGAGCTTATCGTTCAGGCAATGCAAGCATTGCTGAACAGTGGGGATGAGATGTTGGTTCCTGCACCTGATTACCCGCTATGGACAGCGGCAGTTTCGCTCTCAGGCGGTAAAGCGGTGCACTATCTTTGCGATGAATCCTCTGACTGGTTCCCGGATCTCGATGACATTCGCGCCAAAATTACGCCACGCACGCGCGGCATTGTTATTATCAACCCGAACAACCCAACAGGCGCGGTTTATTCCAAAGAGCTATTAATGGAGATTGTGGAGATTGCGCGTCAGCATAACCTCATTATCTTCGCTGATGAAATTTACGATAAAATCCTCTACGACGACGCCGAGCATCACTCGATCGCGCCGTTGGCTCCTGACCTGCTGACCATTACCTTTAACGGGCTGTCGAAAACGTATCGTGTTGCGGGATTCCGCCAGGGCTGGATGGTGCTGAACGGGCCGAAAAAACACGCCAAAGGTTATATCGAAGGTCTGGAAATGCTGGCCTCAATGCGGCTGTGCGCCAACGTTCCCGCGCAACACGCGATACAGACAGCGCTGGGCGGCTATCAGAGCATCAGCGAGTTTATCATGCCGGGCGGGCGTCTTTACGAGCAGCGTAACCGTGCGTGGGAGTTGATTAATGATATTCCTGGCGTTTCCTGCGTAAAACCTCGCGGCGCGCTATACATGTTCCCGAAAATAGACGCCAAACGCTTTAATATTCACGACGACCAGAAAATGGTGCTGGATTTCCTGTTGCAGGAAAAAGTTCTGCTGGTACAGGGAACCGCATTTAACTGGCCGTGGCCGGATCACTTCCGCATTGTCACGCTGCCGCGTGTTGATGATATCGAACTGTCCTTGAGCAAGTTCGCTCGTTTCCTTTCTGGTTATCATCAGTTGTAA